A part of Lacerta agilis isolate rLacAgi1 chromosome 7, rLacAgi1.pri, whole genome shotgun sequence genomic DNA contains:
- the LOC117049649 gene encoding serpin B5-like, with product MHRKGVYNAGTIDLCNVQVQVLEIPYKNNELSFVVLLPVDCNAEALEQLEDGLSHEHLLDLSCHLKAIEVDVAIPKFSSEKSIEANEYLNLPNLTDHEKADFSGATATEGVALTQLVHDAAIEIDEEGGEEPEAVPCTKDRRPRREPVEFLADHPFLYFIRHNCTQSIIVFGRFAKPE from the exons ATGCACAGGAAGGGTGTCTACAATGCAGGGACAATTGACCTATGCAATGTTCAAGTCCAAGTTCTTGAGATCCCCTACAAGAACAATGAACTGAGCTTTGTTGTACTGCTGCCAGTAGACTGCAACGCAGAAGCTCTTGAACAG CTGGAAGATGGACTTAGCCACGAGCATCTGCTTGACCTGTCCTGTCATCTAAAGGCCATTGAGGTGGATGTGGCCATTCCCAAGTTCAGCTCAGAGAAGAGCATTGAAGCCAACGAATACCTGAATCTGCCCAATCTGACTGACCACGAAAAGGCCGATTTCTCTGGAGCAACCGCAACAGAAGGTGTGGCTCTGACTCAGCTGGTCCATGATGCTGCTATTGAGATTGATGAAGAGGGTGGTGAAGAACCAGAGGCAGTCCCTTGCACCAAGGATAGGCGTCCACGTCGGGAACCTGTGGAGTTTCTGGCTGACCATCCTTTCCTCTATTTCATCCGGCACAATTGCACCCAGAGCATCATTGTTTTCGGTAGATTTGCAAAGCCAGAATAA
- the LOC117049733 gene encoding serpin B3-like has translation MRFVAISSRQNHRLPDAQEKVETCPIPRPRAEPTKPEPTCPKPRPRPEPTKPEPTCPKPRPRPEPTKPEPTCPKPRPRPEPEHPKPCDKRRVIHHPTPCPEPEPEPRCPRRDVPCYECEKPEGIHTAFSKILATLNEPSANYTLSFANKLYGNKDIAFIQKFVFCALKLYLTEVDGVDFHNAPEEVRRLINLWVEIRTHGKIKDLLPKDSFDCLVQLLLVNALFFKGQWEVKFDKELTEEAPFYPHHADEKECHSVQLMHRKGVYNAGTIELCNVQVQVLEIPYKNNELSFVVLLPVDCSAEALEQLEDGLSHEHLLDLSCHLKAIEMDVAIPKFSSEKSIEANEYLNLPNLTDPEKADFSGATATEGVALTQLVHDAAIEIDEEGGEEPEAVPCTKDRRPRREPVVFLADHPFLYFTRHNCTQSIIVLGRFAKPE, from the exons ATGAGATTTGTTGCTATCAGCTCAAGGCAGAACCATAGATTGcctgat GCACAAGAAAAAGTTGAAACCTGCCCCATACCAAGGCCCCGTGCTGAGCCAACCAAGCCTGAACCAACATGCCCCAAACCAAGACCCCGTCCTGAGCCCACCAAGCCTGAACCAACTTGCCCCAAACCAAGACCCCGTCCTGAGCCCACCAAGCCTGAACCAACTTGCCCCAAACCAAGACCCCGTCCTGAACCAGAACAT CCTAAACCTTGTGACAAGAGACGAGTCATTCACCATCCAACTCCTTGCCCTGAGCCAGAGCCCGAGCCACGTTGTCCTAGACGC GATGTTCCCTGCTATGAGTGTGAGAAGCCTGAAGGAATCCATACGGCATTCAGCAAAATCCTCGCAACTCTTAATGAGCCCAGCGCCAACTATACCCTGAGCTTTGCCAACAAGCTCTATGGAAACAAGGACATTGCCTTCATCCAG AAATTCGTTTTCTGTGCTCTGAAACTGTACTTGACTGAAGTGGATGGTGTTGATTTCCACAATGCCCCTGAGGAAGTGAGGAGACTCATCAACCTTTGGGTTGAAATCCGTACACATG GTAAAATCAAGGATCTCCTCCCCAAGGACAGCTTTGATTGCCTTGTTCAGCTCCTGCTGGTGAATGCTCTCTTCTTCAAAGGACAATGGGAAGTGAAATTTGACAAAGAGCTCACAGAAGAAGCCCCCTTTTACCCTCATCATGCAGATGAG AAGGAATGCCACAGCGTGCAGCTGATGCACAGGAAGGGTGTCTACAATGCAGGGACAATTGAACTATGCAATGTTCAAGTCCAAGTTCTTGAGATCCCGTACAAGAACAATGAACTGAGCTTTGTTGTACTGCTGCCAGTAGACTGCAGTGCAGAAGCTCTTGAACAG CTGGAAGATGGACTTAGCCATGAGCATCTGCTTGACCTGTCCTGTCATCTGAAGGCCATCGAGATGGATGTGGCCATTCCCAAGTTCAGCTCAGAGAAGAGCATTGAAGCCAACGAATACCTGAATCTGCCCAATCTGACTGACCCCGAAAAGGCCGATTTCTCTGGAGCAACCGCAACAGAAGGTGTGGCTCTGACTCAGCTGGTCCATGATGCTGCTATTGAGATTGATGAAGAGGGTGGTGAAGAACCAGAGGCAGTCCCTTGCACCAAGGATAGGCGTCCACGTCGGGAACCTGTGGTGTTTCTGGCTGACCATCCTTTCCTCTATTTCACCCGGCACAATTGCACCCAGAGCATCATTGTTCTCGGTAGATTTGCTAAGCCAGAATAA